A region from the Thauera humireducens genome encodes:
- a CDS encoding NADPH-dependent oxidoreductase gives MSLDPQRLRARYGDLGLSLRAASSPLIDHLLDHRSVRAYLPDPVADDELAAIIAAAQSAASSSNLQAWSVVAVRDPATRAALAECAGGQAHVKDAPLQLVWLADLARLRHLAEKTGRPAEALDYTEMFLVGVIDAALAAQNAVAAAESLGLGTVYIGGMRNQPEKVAELLALPPGVVAVFGMCVGHPDPAQPAAVKPRPPQSVVLHHEKYSLEVQAPGIEAYNATMARFYEEQQMNVHGTWAVHSAKRIAGPQTLSGRDRLVEALHNRGFKLK, from the coding sequence ATGTCTCTCGACCCGCAACGCCTGCGCGCCCGCTATGGCGATCTCGGCCTTTCGCTTCGGGCGGCCAGCTCGCCGCTCATCGACCACCTGCTCGATCACCGCTCGGTACGCGCCTACCTGCCCGATCCCGTCGCCGACGACGAACTCGCCGCGATCATCGCCGCAGCACAATCGGCTGCCAGCTCCTCCAACCTGCAGGCATGGAGCGTGGTGGCCGTGCGCGATCCGGCAACCCGTGCCGCGCTCGCCGAGTGCGCCGGCGGCCAGGCGCACGTGAAGGACGCGCCGCTGCAGCTGGTGTGGCTGGCCGATCTCGCCCGTCTGCGCCATCTTGCCGAGAAGACGGGCCGTCCGGCGGAGGCGCTCGACTACACCGAGATGTTCCTCGTCGGCGTCATCGACGCCGCGCTGGCGGCCCAGAACGCGGTCGCTGCGGCCGAGTCGCTCGGCCTCGGCACGGTCTACATCGGTGGCATGCGCAACCAGCCGGAGAAGGTCGCCGAACTGCTGGCCCTGCCGCCCGGCGTGGTCGCGGTGTTCGGCATGTGCGTCGGCCACCCGGACCCGGCCCAGCCCGCGGCAGTCAAGCCGCGGCCGCCGCAGTCGGTGGTGCTGCACCACGAGAAATACTCGCTCGAGGTCCAGGCACCGGGCATCGAGGCCTACAACGCCACCATGGCGCGCTTCTACGAAGAACAGCAGATGAACGTGCATGGCACCTGGGCGGTGCATTCGGCAAAGCGCATCGCCGGCCCACAGACGCTGTCCGGACGCGACCGCCTGGTCGAGGCGCTGCACAACCGCGGCTTCAAGCTCAAGTAA
- a CDS encoding AMP-binding protein: MSAVAEFIAARDFLLQHRSDYATAYAGFKWPKLKEFNWALDYFDAMARGNDNPALWIIEEDGRESKLSFAEMSARSNRVANWLRKQGVKRGERILIMLGNEVPLWETMLAAIKLGAVVIPATTLLTPEDLVDRVERGQVKHVVIGKAHTDKFENLPGSFGRIAVGGAPAGWKAFEEAAAESDQFTPDGVTRVDDPLLLYFTSGTTSKPKLVLHTHQSYPVGHLSTMYWIGLKPNDRHMNISSPGWAKHAWSCFFAPWNAGACVFLYNYNRFNAKALLDVLVKYEVTTMCAPPTVWRMLIQQDLASVKTKLRELIGAGEPLNPEVIEQVQKAWGITIRDGFGQTETTAEIGNTPDQPLKPGSMGRPLPGYKIALLDVDSNPVTEGEISLVLGDSRPVGLMVGYSGDPAKTAEVMRDGHYRTGDVASIDEDGYITYVGRADDVFKASDYRISPFELESVLIEHPAVAEAAVVPSPDPVRLAVPKAFVILVAGQEPSKELAKDIFAFTRERLAPYKRIRRLSFADLPKTISGKIRRVELRKAEEARGENARGELEFFEEDFPELKG, translated from the coding sequence ATGAGCGCTGTCGCCGAATTCATCGCCGCACGCGACTTCCTGTTGCAGCACCGCAGCGATTACGCCACTGCCTACGCCGGCTTCAAGTGGCCGAAGCTCAAGGAGTTCAACTGGGCGCTGGACTACTTCGACGCCATGGCCAGGGGCAACGACAACCCGGCGCTGTGGATCATCGAGGAGGATGGCCGCGAATCGAAACTGAGCTTCGCCGAGATGTCGGCGCGCTCGAACCGGGTCGCCAACTGGCTGCGCAAGCAGGGCGTCAAGCGCGGCGAGCGCATCCTGATCATGCTCGGCAACGAAGTGCCGCTGTGGGAAACCATGCTCGCCGCGATCAAGCTCGGCGCGGTGGTGATCCCGGCAACCACGCTGCTGACCCCCGAGGATCTGGTGGACCGCGTCGAGCGCGGCCAGGTCAAGCACGTGGTGATCGGCAAGGCCCACACCGACAAGTTCGAGAACCTGCCGGGCAGCTTCGGTCGCATCGCCGTGGGCGGCGCGCCCGCCGGCTGGAAGGCCTTCGAGGAGGCCGCGGCCGAATCCGACCAGTTCACCCCGGACGGCGTGACCCGCGTCGACGATCCGCTGCTGCTGTACTTCACCTCGGGCACCACCTCCAAGCCCAAGCTGGTGCTGCACACCCACCAGTCCTACCCGGTCGGCCACCTGTCGACGATGTACTGGATCGGCCTGAAGCCCAACGACCGCCACATGAACATCTCCTCGCCGGGCTGGGCCAAGCACGCCTGGAGCTGCTTCTTCGCGCCCTGGAACGCCGGCGCCTGCGTGTTCCTGTACAACTACAACCGCTTCAACGCCAAGGCTCTGCTCGACGTGCTGGTGAAGTACGAAGTCACCACCATGTGCGCGCCGCCGACCGTGTGGCGCATGCTGATCCAGCAGGATCTGGCCTCGGTCAAGACCAAGCTGCGCGAGCTGATCGGCGCCGGCGAACCGCTCAACCCCGAAGTCATCGAGCAGGTGCAGAAGGCCTGGGGCATCACCATCCGCGACGGCTTCGGCCAGACCGAGACCACTGCCGAGATCGGCAACACGCCCGACCAGCCGCTCAAGCCCGGCTCCATGGGTCGCCCGCTGCCCGGCTACAAGATCGCCCTGCTCGATGTGGACAGCAACCCGGTGACCGAGGGCGAGATCTCGCTGGTGCTCGGCGACAGCCGTCCGGTCGGCCTGATGGTGGGCTACTCGGGTGATCCGGCCAAGACCGCGGAAGTGATGCGCGATGGCCACTATCGCACCGGTGACGTCGCCAGCATCGACGAGGACGGCTACATCACCTACGTCGGCCGCGCCGACGACGTGTTCAAGGCCTCCGACTACCGCATCAGCCCCTTCGAGCTCGAGAGCGTGCTCATCGAGCACCCGGCGGTGGCCGAAGCTGCGGTGGTGCCGAGCCCGGATCCGGTGCGCCTGGCGGTGCCCAAGGCCTTCGTGATCCTGGTCGCCGGCCAGGAGCCGAGCAAGGAGCTCGCCAAGGACATCTTCGCCTTCACCCGCGAACGCCTGGCCCCGTACAAGCGCATCCGCCGCCTGTCCTTCGCCGATCTGCCCAAGACCATCTCGGGCAAGATCCGCCGCGTCGAGTTGCGCAAGGCCGAAGAGGCACGGGGCGAGAACGCGCGGGGCGAGCTGGAGTTCTTCGAGGAAGACTTCCCCGAGCTGAAGGGCTGA
- a CDS encoding ZIP family metal transporter: MVAKVARLHFLPASPAGALRALAGWLIALTGFAVLFAQAARGLEGFNLPLSGALSGGAMAAAATALGAVPLLVMRRISDGAQGMLLGFGAGVMLAASVFSLLLPAFGAAQAQGMGQTGAALLVAVGLTIGAALLLTMDRALPHSHAPDGSRTGTAVWLFVFAIAVHNIPEGLAIGVASGLNGTGAGSGDAVATGISLQNVPEGLIVAIALVTAGYSRLFAFGVAAVSGLMEPIAAVAGSVMVSASAMILPWGLAGAAGAMLFVVSHEIIPESHRRGHETLATGGLIVGFVAMMLMDSLLA; encoded by the coding sequence ATGGTTGCCAAAGTCGCCCGCCTGCATTTCCTGCCCGCCAGTCCGGCCGGCGCCCTGCGCGCGCTCGCCGGCTGGCTGATCGCGCTCACCGGTTTCGCGGTCTTGTTCGCGCAGGCCGCGCGCGGCCTGGAGGGTTTCAACCTGCCGCTGTCCGGCGCGCTGTCCGGCGGCGCCATGGCCGCCGCCGCTACCGCTCTGGGCGCCGTGCCGCTGCTGGTGATGCGCAGGATCAGCGACGGTGCGCAAGGCATGCTGCTCGGCTTCGGCGCCGGCGTGATGCTGGCTGCGAGCGTGTTCTCGCTGCTGCTGCCGGCTTTCGGTGCCGCCCAGGCGCAAGGCATGGGGCAGACCGGCGCGGCGCTGCTGGTGGCCGTGGGCCTCACCATCGGTGCTGCACTGTTGCTGACGATGGATCGCGCCCTGCCCCACTCGCATGCGCCCGACGGCTCGCGCACCGGCACCGCGGTCTGGCTGTTCGTGTTCGCCATCGCGGTGCATAACATCCCCGAAGGCCTGGCGATCGGCGTCGCGTCCGGTCTCAACGGCACTGGCGCGGGTAGCGGCGACGCCGTCGCCACCGGCATCTCGCTGCAGAACGTGCCCGAAGGCCTGATCGTCGCCATCGCACTGGTGACGGCCGGCTACAGCCGCCTGTTCGCCTTCGGCGTCGCCGCGGTGTCCGGACTGATGGAGCCGATCGCGGCGGTCGCCGGTTCGGTGATGGTGTCGGCGTCCGCGATGATCCTGCCCTGGGGCCTTGCGGGCGCGGCCGGCGCGATGCTGTTCGTGGTGAGCCACGAGATCATCCCCGAGTCGCACCGTCGCGGCCACGAGACGCTGGCCACTGGCGGCCTGATCGTCGGCTTCGTGGCGATGATGCTGATGGACAGCCTGCTCGCCTGA
- the cfa gene encoding cyclopropane fatty acyl phospholipid synthase translates to MHKPSEAHARKPRPAHQSGARRPLRPREQDPALRAMARLLAQADIEIDGERPWDMRIHHPQTAERILARGSLGLGESYMEGWWDCDQVDEFIARVLLARLDEKVGTTALMVQGLRARLFNLQSLRRTWQVGEVHYDLGNDFFEAMLDPSMAYTCGYWATADTLEDAQAAKLDLVCRKLELRPGMRLLDIGCGWGSLMKFAAEHYGVNCVGLTISREQAEFGQARCTGLPVTLRLQDYRQFNRGGSERFDCIASVGMFEHVGAKNQGAFFEMARRSLEDEGLFLLHTIGKNVRRTPTDPWIDRYIFPNGDLPSLGQVCDASEDCFVVEDVHNFGADYDRTLMAWHARFEAAWPRFAARYGERFYRMWRYYLLACAGTFRARSNQLWQFVMSPRGVAGGYRRPG, encoded by the coding sequence ATGCACAAGCCCAGCGAAGCGCACGCCCGCAAGCCACGCCCCGCGCACCAGAGTGGCGCGCGCCGCCCCCTCAGGCCAAGGGAGCAGGATCCGGCGCTGCGCGCCATGGCCCGCTTGCTTGCCCAGGCCGACATCGAGATCGACGGCGAGCGCCCGTGGGACATGCGCATCCACCACCCTCAGACCGCCGAACGCATCCTGGCACGCGGCAGCCTCGGCCTGGGCGAAAGCTACATGGAGGGCTGGTGGGATTGCGATCAGGTCGACGAATTCATCGCCCGCGTGCTGCTCGCCCGCCTTGACGAGAAGGTGGGAACCACGGCGCTGATGGTGCAGGGACTGCGCGCGCGCCTGTTCAACCTGCAGAGCCTGCGTCGCACCTGGCAGGTCGGCGAGGTGCATTACGACCTTGGCAACGATTTCTTCGAGGCCATGCTCGACCCGAGCATGGCCTACACCTGCGGCTACTGGGCCACGGCCGATACGCTGGAAGACGCGCAGGCGGCCAAGCTCGACCTCGTCTGCCGCAAGCTCGAACTGCGGCCCGGCATGCGGCTGCTCGACATCGGCTGCGGCTGGGGCAGCCTGATGAAGTTCGCCGCCGAACACTACGGCGTCAACTGCGTCGGCCTGACGATCTCACGCGAGCAGGCAGAGTTCGGCCAGGCCCGCTGCACCGGCCTGCCGGTGACCCTCCGGCTGCAGGACTATCGCCAGTTCAACCGTGGCGGCAGCGAACGCTTCGACTGCATCGCCTCGGTGGGCATGTTCGAGCACGTCGGCGCGAAAAACCAGGGCGCCTTCTTCGAGATGGCCCGGCGCAGTCTCGAGGACGAGGGTCTGTTCCTGCTGCACACCATCGGCAAGAACGTCCGGCGCACGCCGACCGATCCGTGGATCGATCGCTACATCTTCCCCAACGGCGACCTGCCCTCGCTCGGCCAGGTCTGCGACGCCTCGGAGGATTGCTTCGTCGTCGAGGACGTGCACAACTTCGGCGCCGACTACGACCGCACGCTGATGGCCTGGCATGCCCGCTTCGAAGCGGCCTGGCCGCGCTTCGCCGCACGCTACGGCGAGCGCTTCTACCGCATGTGGCGCTATTACCTGCTCGCCTGCGCCGGCACCTTCCGCGCGCGCAGCAACCAGTTGTGGCAATTCGTGATGTCGCCACGCGGCGTGGCGGGCGGCTACCGGCGACCCGGCTGA
- the dnaX gene encoding DNA polymerase III subunit gamma/tau, which translates to MSYQVLARKWRPKSFGTLVGQEHVVRALTHALATGRLHHAWLFTGTRGVGKTTISRILAKALNCETGITPEPCGVCDACRAIDADRFPDYVEMDAASNRGVDDMAALLDKAVYAPVQGRYKVYMIDEVHMLTGHAFNAMLKTLEEPPEHVKFILATTDPQKIPVTVLSRCLQFNLKQMPPGHIVDHLTRILQAEEVPFEPGALRHIAKAANGSMRDALSLLDQSIAHGAGKVEEEQVTHMLGTVGDDHLYAVLDALAVGNVTDLLAVADGMEARSLSFDAALQSLATLVHRIALAQYAPEAIADEAERARIGSYAGAFDAEFLQLAYQIAIHGRDELPLAPDEYTGFTMTLLRLHAFRPDQPAALGGPGVAPAGGGQARSLPAAASASPGGAQGALPGGARASSAVPAAEGGSPAVGVPAPQPARVDVSPPAAPVPAAPLVEKAEPAPVVPAASAPAKASDNDVPPWEDLPPEAYADDYGATAAAPAPVRTLPEATTRSRGPEPAQATAAADVEPPPALSAAAVAAPPVAVPTVAGRASSGGGGDVASLLAMGDWRGIIRALELGGLVRELAQHCEWVDCVEDELQLRLSTAHRHLLDMNRAAVDRLQDLLGGATGRAMRVRITIGDIAGETPAQRDEIERRARHAEAVAALEADPFVRELIERFDATLVENTVKPL; encoded by the coding sequence ATGAGCTATCAGGTCCTTGCGCGCAAGTGGCGGCCGAAGTCCTTCGGCACGCTGGTCGGTCAGGAGCACGTCGTGCGGGCGCTGACGCACGCGCTCGCCACGGGCAGGCTGCACCACGCCTGGCTGTTTACCGGGACGCGCGGCGTGGGCAAGACCACGATCAGCCGCATCCTGGCCAAGGCGCTGAACTGCGAGACCGGCATCACGCCCGAGCCCTGTGGCGTCTGCGATGCCTGCCGCGCCATCGACGCCGACCGCTTTCCCGATTACGTGGAGATGGATGCCGCGTCCAACCGGGGCGTCGACGACATGGCGGCGCTGCTCGATAAGGCCGTGTATGCGCCGGTGCAGGGGCGCTACAAGGTCTACATGATCGACGAAGTGCACATGCTCACCGGTCACGCCTTCAACGCCATGCTGAAGACGCTGGAGGAACCGCCGGAGCATGTGAAGTTCATCCTCGCCACCACCGATCCGCAGAAGATTCCGGTGACGGTGCTGTCGCGCTGCCTGCAGTTCAACCTCAAGCAGATGCCGCCCGGCCATATTGTCGACCACCTGACGCGCATCCTACAGGCCGAGGAGGTGCCCTTCGAGCCCGGCGCGCTGCGCCACATCGCCAAGGCGGCCAACGGGTCGATGCGCGACGCGCTGTCGCTGCTCGACCAGTCGATCGCGCACGGCGCGGGCAAGGTCGAGGAGGAGCAGGTCACCCACATGCTGGGCACGGTCGGCGACGACCATCTGTACGCCGTGCTCGACGCACTCGCGGTCGGGAACGTGACCGACCTGCTCGCGGTGGCGGACGGCATGGAGGCGCGCAGCCTGTCTTTCGATGCCGCGCTGCAGTCGCTGGCGACGCTGGTGCATCGCATCGCGCTGGCGCAGTACGCGCCGGAGGCGATCGCAGACGAGGCCGAGCGGGCCCGCATCGGCTCCTATGCCGGCGCCTTCGATGCGGAGTTCCTGCAGCTCGCCTACCAGATCGCGATTCACGGCCGTGACGAGCTGCCGTTGGCGCCGGACGAATACACCGGCTTCACGATGACGTTGCTGCGCCTGCATGCATTCCGCCCCGATCAGCCTGCGGCGCTCGGCGGGCCCGGCGTCGCGCCGGCGGGGGGCGGTCAGGCACGCAGCCTGCCGGCCGCAGCGTCCGCAAGTCCGGGGGGAGCGCAGGGTGCGCTCCCGGGCGGGGCGAGGGCGTCGTCTGCGGTTCCCGCGGCGGAGGGCGGAAGTCCGGCGGTTGGCGTGCCTGCGCCACAGCCCGCTCGCGTAGATGTCTCCCCGCCTGCGGCCCCTGTGCCCGCTGCGCCGCTGGTCGAGAAGGCTGAGCCGGCGCCCGTCGTTCCCGCAGCGAGTGCGCCCGCGAAGGCCAGCGATAACGATGTGCCTCCTTGGGAGGACTTGCCGCCCGAGGCGTATGCAGACGATTACGGCGCGACAGCGGCTGCGCCCGCGCCCGTGCGGACCTTGCCTGAAGCCACGACACGCTCGCGCGGTCCTGAGCCGGCGCAGGCGACGGCTGCTGCTGACGTCGAGCCTCCTCCGGCGCTATCCGCGGCCGCTGTTGCCGCACCGCCGGTCGCTGTTCCCACCGTTGCCGGCCGGGCTTCGTCGGGCGGCGGTGGCGATGTCGCATCCCTGCTTGCAATGGGGGACTGGCGTGGCATCATCCGCGCGCTCGAACTCGGCGGGCTCGTGCGCGAGCTTGCCCAGCATTGCGAGTGGGTCGATTGCGTCGAGGACGAATTGCAGTTGCGCCTGTCGACGGCGCATCGCCATCTGCTGGACATGAACCGCGCTGCGGTCGACCGTCTGCAGGATCTGCTCGGTGGGGCCACGGGGCGTGCGATGCGTGTGCGCATCACTATCGGCGACATTGCCGGCGAGACGCCGGCCCAGCGCGACGAGATCGAGCGCCGCGCGCGCCATGCCGAGGCGGTCGCAGCGCTGGAAGCGGACCCCTTCGTGCGCGAACTCATCGAACGCTTCGATGCCACCCTCGTCGAAAACACCGTGAAGCCGCTTTGA
- the recR gene encoding recombination mediator RecR has translation MTPSSLDELIEALRCLPSVGPKSAQRMAYHLLQRDQRGAARLAHALAHALEVLRHCERCNNFSEEAVCPRCANPRRDASLLCVVEMPADLAMIEQTQSYNGLYYVLMGRLSPLDGIGPRELKLDKLIGRATDGKVQEVILATNFTNEGEATAHTVATLLTTRGLKVSRLSRGVPVGGELEHTDTGTIAQALVERRAV, from the coding sequence ATGACGCCATCCAGCCTCGACGAATTGATCGAGGCCTTGCGTTGCCTGCCGAGCGTCGGCCCGAAATCCGCTCAGCGCATGGCCTACCATCTGCTGCAGCGCGACCAGCGGGGCGCTGCGCGGCTGGCGCACGCGCTGGCGCACGCGCTGGAGGTGCTGCGTCACTGCGAGCGCTGCAACAACTTCAGTGAGGAGGCCGTCTGCCCGCGCTGCGCCAATCCGCGGCGCGACGCCTCGCTGCTGTGTGTCGTCGAGATGCCGGCCGATCTGGCCATGATCGAGCAGACGCAGTCCTACAACGGGCTGTACTACGTGCTGATGGGGCGGCTCTCGCCGCTCGACGGCATCGGGCCGCGCGAGCTCAAGCTCGACAAGCTCATCGGTCGCGCGACCGACGGCAAGGTGCAGGAAGTCATTCTCGCCACCAACTTCACCAATGAAGGCGAGGCCACGGCGCATACGGTGGCGACGCTGCTGACCACGCGCGGGCTCAAGGTCAGTCGCCTGTCCCGCGGTGTGCCGGTCGGGGGCGAGCTCGAGCACACCGATACGGGCACCATTGCGCAGGCCCTGGTCGAGCGCCGCGCCGTGTAA
- the petA gene encoding ubiquinol-cytochrome c reductase iron-sulfur subunit — protein sequence MSVDQKMDSSRRTLLLATSAAGGVAAVATAVPFVASLTPSERAKAAGAPVEVDVGKLAPGEMMTVEWRGKPVWILRRTPEMLASLEKTDGKVSDPESDKPMQPGYAKNKHRSIKPEYLVAVGICTHLGCSPSEKFKMGAESGMGADWPGGFLCPCHGSIFDLAGRVYSSMPAPDNLEIPPHQYLADTTILVGEDGKA from the coding sequence ATGAGCGTTGATCAAAAGATGGACAGCAGCCGCCGCACCTTGCTGCTGGCAACGTCCGCCGCGGGCGGTGTTGCCGCCGTGGCAACGGCCGTGCCGTTCGTTGCCAGCCTGACGCCGTCCGAGCGTGCCAAGGCAGCCGGTGCGCCGGTCGAAGTGGATGTGGGTAAGCTCGCTCCGGGCGAGATGATGACTGTGGAGTGGCGCGGCAAGCCGGTGTGGATTCTGCGCCGTACGCCCGAGATGCTGGCTTCGCTTGAAAAGACGGACGGTAAGGTCAGCGACCCCGAGTCCGACAAGCCCATGCAGCCGGGCTACGCCAAGAACAAGCACCGCTCGATCAAGCCGGAATACCTGGTCGCGGTCGGTATCTGCACCCACCTCGGCTGTTCTCCGTCCGAGAAGTTCAAGATGGGCGCCGAGAGCGGCATGGGCGCTGACTGGCCCGGTGGTTTCCTGTGCCCCTGCCACGGCTCGATCTTTGATCTGGCTGGTCGCGTGTACAGCAGCATGCCCGCGCCGGACAACCTCGAGATTCCGCCGCACCAGTACCTCGCGGATACCACCATTCTTGTTGGCGAAGACGGGAAGGCATAA
- a CDS encoding cytochrome b: MTTKSQAVLNWIDERFPLTSSIKGHLTEYYAPKNFNFWYFFGSLALLVLVIQILTGIFLVMHYKPDASLNAAGVPVAFASVEYIMREVPGGWLIRYLHSTGASAFFVVVYLHMFRGLLYGSYRKPRELIWIFGTLIFLVLMAEAFMGYLLPWGQMSFWGAQVIVNLFSAIPVIGPDLSLVIRGDFVVSDATLNRFFSFHVIAVPLVLIGLVAAHIIALHEVGSNNPDGVEIKKKKDANGIPLDGIPFHPYYTVKDIVGVVAFLFFFSAVVFFAPEAGGYFLEFNNFLPADPLTTPPHIAPVWYFTPFYSILRAVTYPLFGLDAKFWGVVAMGASVVIIAFLPWLDRSPVKSIRYKGPIFKIALVIFVICFFILGYLGVLPPTPGRTLVSQICSVLYFAFFLLMPWYSKLDKCKAEPERVNFK; this comes from the coding sequence ATGACCACCAAATCCCAGGCTGTGCTGAACTGGATCGACGAGCGCTTCCCGCTGACGTCGTCCATCAAGGGGCACCTCACCGAGTACTACGCCCCGAAGAACTTCAACTTCTGGTATTTCTTCGGCTCGCTGGCGCTGTTGGTGCTGGTGATCCAGATCCTGACCGGTATCTTCCTGGTCATGCACTACAAGCCGGATGCCTCGCTGAACGCAGCGGGTGTGCCGGTGGCCTTCGCCAGCGTCGAGTACATCATGCGCGAGGTGCCGGGTGGCTGGCTCATCCGCTACCTGCACTCGACCGGTGCCTCGGCCTTCTTCGTCGTGGTCTACCTGCACATGTTCCGCGGCCTGCTCTACGGTTCCTACCGTAAGCCGCGCGAGCTGATCTGGATCTTCGGTACCCTGATCTTCCTGGTGCTGATGGCCGAAGCCTTCATGGGCTATCTGCTGCCGTGGGGGCAGATGTCCTTCTGGGGCGCCCAGGTCATCGTGAACCTGTTCTCGGCGATTCCGGTGATCGGCCCCGACCTGTCGCTGGTCATCCGCGGCGACTTCGTCGTGTCCGATGCCACGCTGAACCGCTTCTTCTCCTTCCACGTCATCGCCGTGCCGCTGGTGCTGATCGGTCTCGTCGCTGCGCACATCATCGCGCTGCACGAAGTCGGCTCCAACAACCCGGACGGTGTCGAGATCAAGAAGAAGAAGGATGCGAACGGCATTCCGCTGGACGGCATTCCCTTCCACCCGTACTACACGGTCAAGGATATCGTTGGCGTCGTGGCCTTCCTGTTCTTCTTCAGCGCGGTGGTGTTTTTCGCGCCGGAAGCGGGGGGGTACTTCCTCGAGTTCAACAACTTCCTGCCTGCCGACCCGCTGACGACGCCGCCTCACATTGCGCCGGTGTGGTATTTCACCCCCTTCTATTCCATCCTGCGTGCGGTCACCTACCCGCTGTTCGGGCTGGATGCGAAGTTCTGGGGTGTCGTGGCCATGGGCGCGTCGGTGGTGATCATCGCCTTCCTGCCCTGGCTGGACCGCAGCCCGGTGAAGTCGATCCGCTACAAGGGTCCGATCTTCAAGATCGCGCTGGTCATCTTCGTCATCTGCTTCTTCATCCTGGGCTACCTGGGCGTGCTGCCCCCGACCCCGGGTCGTACGCTGGTGTCGCAGATCTGCTCGGTGCTGTACTTCGCGTTCTTCCTGCTGATGCCGTGGTACAGCAAGCTCGACAAGTGCAAGGCCGAACCGGAAAGGGTGAACTTCAAATGA
- a CDS encoding cytochrome c1 — translation MKMRVINLIKRAAAVLLFAPAVALAAGAAVHLDKAPVSTDPAALQHGAKLFVNYCLNCHSASFTRYNQLQNIGLSEQMIRDNLMFTGEKVGDLMKIAMQREDGKVWFGKAPPDLTLVARARASGDGSGADWLYTYLRQFYRDPARPTGWNNVIFANVGMPHALWELQGEQVAKITQNADGTTTTVLELAKPGKLSVEEYDKSIADLVSFLVWMGEPVAEKRKSIGTYVLIFLAGLFVLSYALKKNYWKDIH, via the coding sequence ATGAAAATGCGCGTGATCAATCTCATCAAGCGTGCGGCGGCGGTGCTGCTGTTCGCTCCGGCGGTGGCGCTGGCGGCAGGTGCTGCGGTGCACCTCGACAAGGCGCCGGTCAGCACCGATCCGGCAGCGCTGCAGCACGGCGCCAAGCTGTTCGTCAATTACTGTCTGAACTGCCACAGCGCCTCGTTCACGCGCTACAACCAGTTGCAGAACATCGGCCTGTCCGAGCAGATGATTCGCGACAACCTGATGTTCACCGGCGAGAAGGTGGGCGATCTGATGAAGATCGCGATGCAGCGTGAAGATGGCAAGGTGTGGTTCGGCAAGGCGCCGCCCGATCTGACGCTGGTTGCACGTGCGCGTGCTTCCGGTGACGGCAGCGGGGCCGACTGGCTGTACACCTACCTGCGCCAGTTCTACCGCGATCCGGCGCGCCCGACGGGCTGGAACAACGTGATCTTCGCGAACGTGGGCATGCCGCACGCGCTGTGGGAGCTACAGGGCGAACAGGTCGCCAAGATCACCCAGAACGCGGATGGCACGACCACGACCGTGCTCGAGCTCGCCAAGCCCGGCAAGCTGTCGGTCGAAGAGTACGACAAGTCGATCGCCGACCTCGTGTCCTTCCTGGTCTGGATGGGCGAGCCGGTCGCCGAGAAGCGCAAGTCGATCGGCACCTACGTGCTGATCTTCCTGGCGGGCCTGTTCGTGCTGTCGTACGCACTGAAGAAGAACTACTGGAAGGACATTCATTGA
- a CDS encoding glutathione S-transferase N-terminal domain-containing protein, which translates to MMNLYSGTTDPFSHRCRIVLFEKGMDFEVIDVDLYNKPEDIAVINPYNRVPVLVDRDLVLYESNIINEYIDERFPHPQLMPPDPIMRARARQLLHTFEHELFSHLEALEANQKGVEKSRAHVRDQLTQLAPIFTKQKFMLSEEFSMLDVAIAPLLWRLEHYGIELPKAAAPLMKYAERIFSRQGFIDALTPSEKVMRR; encoded by the coding sequence ATGATGAACCTGTATTCCGGCACGACCGATCCCTTCAGCCATCGCTGCCGGATCGTCCTGTTCGAGAAGGGCATGGATTTCGAAGTCATCGACGTCGATCTCTACAACAAGCCCGAAGACATCGCCGTCATCAACCCCTACAACCGTGTGCCGGTGCTGGTCGACCGCGATCTCGTGCTGTACGAGTCGAACATCATCAACGAGTACATCGACGAGCGCTTCCCCCATCCGCAGCTGATGCCGCCCGACCCGATCATGCGTGCGCGTGCGCGGCAACTGCTGCACACCTTCGAGCACGAGCTGTTCTCGCACCTCGAAGCCCTGGAGGCCAACCAGAAGGGCGTGGAGAAGAGCCGCGCCCACGTGCGCGACCAGCTCACCCAGCTCGCACCGATCTTCACCAAGCAGAAGTTCATGCTGAGCGAGGAGTTCTCGATGCTCGACGTGGCCATCGCGCCGCTGCTGTGGCGCCTCGAGCACTACGGTATCGAGCTGCCGAAGGCGGCGGCGCCGCTGATGAAGTACGCCGAGCGCATTTTCAGCCGTCAGGGTTTCATCGACGCGCTGACGCCCTCCGAGAAGGTGATGCGTCGCTGA